In Sphingomonas sp. G-3-2-10, a single window of DNA contains:
- the alaS gene encoding alanine--tRNA ligase: MTSTNDIRRSFLDYFEGQGHARVASAPLVPHNDPTLMFVNAGMVPFKNVFTGQETRPYSTATSSQKCVRAGGKHNDLDNVGYTARHHTFFEMLGNFSFGDYFKEQAITHAWTLLTKEWGLNPDRLTATVYHTDDQAFDLWKKIAGLPESRIIRIPTKDNFWAMGSDGPCGPCSEIFYDHGDHIYGGPPGSPDEDGDRFVEIWNLVFMQFVQENDEIIGDLPRPSIDTGMGLERVAAVLQGVTDNYDTDTFKALIAESGSLTGAPTTGEHQASHRVIADHLRASGFLIADGVLPAAEGRGYVLRRIMRRAMRHAQLLGAKEPLMHRLVPALVTEMGAAFPELLRAQPLIEATLKQEETRFRQTLSNGLRLLDEATTGMAEGDTLPGATAFKLYDTFGFPYDLTEDALRGQNLQVDRAGFDAAMAEQKANARAAWKGSGAKASEDVWFDIADELGGTEFTGYSSTTGEGQVVALVKDGARVEKAGAGDSVTILTNQTPFYGESGGQMGDAGVISNDKVRALVDDTSKPLGRLHAHHATIKSGEIAIGDSVQLSVDAVRRDQVRANHSATHLLHAALRNRLGAHVTQKGSLVAPDRLRFDFSHPNALSADDIAAIEAEVNGHIRGNDGVTTRLMTPDDAIAAGAMALFGEKYGDEVRVLSMGRSDDAHYSVELCGGTHVNALGDIAIFKIIGESAVSSGVRRIEALTGDAARLWLVARDERLREAASVLKSSPDEVPARVAALVEERRKLERELAEAKKALALGGGGAAAPAGPEQVAGVNFVGQVIDGLDPKALRGAVDEAKGRIGSGVAALVAVNEGRASVAVGVTDDLVASLSAVELVKVAVAALGGQGGGGRPDMAQGGGPDGGKGAEALEAVKAALAEATASA, encoded by the coding sequence ATGACGTCTACCAACGATATCCGCCGCTCGTTCCTCGACTATTTCGAAGGGCAGGGGCATGCCCGCGTCGCATCGGCGCCGCTCGTCCCGCACAACGATCCCACGCTGATGTTCGTCAACGCGGGCATGGTGCCGTTCAAGAACGTCTTCACCGGCCAGGAAACCCGCCCTTATTCGACTGCGACGAGCAGCCAGAAGTGCGTGCGCGCCGGCGGCAAGCATAACGATCTCGACAATGTCGGCTATACCGCGCGGCACCACACCTTCTTCGAAATGCTCGGTAATTTCTCGTTCGGCGATTATTTCAAGGAACAGGCGATCACGCACGCCTGGACCCTGCTGACGAAGGAATGGGGCCTCAATCCCGACCGGCTGACCGCAACCGTCTATCACACCGACGATCAGGCGTTCGATCTGTGGAAGAAGATCGCAGGGCTCCCCGAAAGCCGCATCATCCGCATCCCGACCAAGGATAATTTCTGGGCGATGGGATCGGACGGGCCGTGCGGTCCCTGCTCGGAAATCTTCTACGATCATGGCGACCATATCTATGGCGGCCCCCCGGGTTCGCCCGACGAGGATGGTGATCGCTTCGTCGAGATATGGAACCTCGTCTTCATGCAGTTCGTGCAGGAGAATGACGAGATTATCGGCGATCTGCCGCGCCCCAGCATCGACACCGGCATGGGTCTGGAGCGTGTCGCGGCGGTGCTGCAGGGCGTCACCGACAATTACGATACCGACACGTTCAAGGCTCTGATCGCCGAGAGCGGTTCGCTGACCGGCGCGCCGACCACCGGCGAGCATCAGGCGAGCCACCGCGTGATCGCCGATCACCTGCGCGCTTCGGGCTTCCTGATCGCGGACGGCGTGCTGCCCGCGGCTGAGGGTCGAGGTTATGTGCTCCGCCGCATCATGCGCCGCGCGATGCGCCATGCGCAGCTGCTCGGCGCCAAGGAGCCGTTGATGCATCGTCTGGTCCCCGCGCTGGTGACCGAGATGGGCGCTGCCTTCCCCGAACTGCTCCGCGCCCAGCCGCTGATCGAAGCGACGCTGAAGCAGGAAGAAACCCGCTTCCGCCAGACGCTGTCCAACGGCCTGCGCCTGCTCGACGAAGCGACGACCGGTATGGCCGAGGGCGACACGCTTCCCGGCGCGACTGCGTTCAAGCTCTACGACACGTTCGGCTTCCCTTATGACCTGACCGAAGACGCGCTGCGCGGCCAGAACCTGCAGGTCGATCGCGCCGGTTTCGACGCGGCGATGGCCGAGCAGAAGGCCAATGCCCGCGCCGCCTGGAAGGGCTCGGGCGCGAAGGCCAGCGAAGACGTCTGGTTCGACATCGCCGACGAACTCGGCGGCACCGAATTCACCGGTTACAGTTCGACCACCGGCGAAGGCCAGGTCGTCGCGCTGGTGAAGGACGGCGCGCGCGTCGAAAAGGCGGGCGCGGGCGACAGCGTCACCATCCTGACCAACCAGACGCCTTTCTACGGCGAGAGCGGCGGCCAGATGGGCGATGCCGGCGTCATCTCGAACGACAAGGTTCGCGCGCTGGTGGACGATACGTCCAAGCCACTCGGCCGCCTGCACGCGCATCATGCGACGATCAAAAGCGGCGAGATCGCCATTGGCGACAGCGTCCAGCTGTCGGTCGATGCGGTGCGCCGTGATCAGGTCCGCGCGAACCATTCGGCGACCCACCTGCTGCACGCAGCGCTGCGTAACCGGCTCGGCGCGCATGTCACGCAGAAGGGCAGCCTCGTTGCGCCGGATCGCCTGCGCTTCGACTTCTCTCATCCCAATGCACTCAGCGCCGACGACATCGCAGCGATCGAAGCCGAGGTGAACGGCCATATCCGTGGCAATGATGGTGTCACCACGCGCCTGATGACCCCGGATGACGCGATCGCGGCCGGTGCGATGGCGCTGTTCGGTGAAAAGTACGGCGACGAGGTCCGCGTTCTCTCGATGGGCCGCAGCGACGATGCGCATTACTCGGTCGAATTGTGCGGCGGCACGCACGTCAATGCGCTGGGCGACATCGCGATCTTCAAGATCATCGGCGAAAGCGCCGTTTCGTCGGGCGTGCGCCGAATCGAGGCGTTGACCGGAGACGCCGCGCGGTTGTGGCTGGTCGCGCGCGACGAGCGGTTGCGCGAGGCGGCTTCGGTGCTGAAATCCTCGCCTGATGAAGTCCCGGCCCGCGTCGCGGCTTTGGTCGAGGAGCGCCGCAAGCTCGAGCGCGAACTGGCCGAAGCGAAGAAGGCGCTGGCACTGGGCGGCGGCGGGGCTGCGGCTCCGGCGGGCCCGGAGCAGGTCGCGGGCGTGAACTTTGTCGGTCAGGTGATCGACGGCCTCGACCCCAAGGCGCTTCGCGGCGCCGTGGACGAAGCCAAGGGCCGGATCGGCTCGGGCGTCGCGGCTTTGGTCGCGGTCAATGAAGGGCGGGCTTCGGTCGCGGTCGGCGTGACTGACGATCTGGTGGCCAGCCTCAGCGCGGTCGAACTGGTCAAGGTCGCGGTCGCGGCGCTGGGCGGGCAGGGCGGCGGTGGCCGTCCCGACATGGCGCAGGGCGGCGGCCCGGATGGCGGCAAGGGCGCGGAAGCGCTTGAGGCGGTCAAGGCGGCGCTGGCGGAGGCAACTGCATCGGCCTGA